Proteins encoded within one genomic window of Brassica rapa cultivar Chiifu-401-42 chromosome A09, CAAS_Brap_v3.01, whole genome shotgun sequence:
- the LOC103839033 gene encoding alpha-mannosidase I MNS5 — MHIAVDFISFSCSLAMFRPKHVFICFLISFAFFIDPSSQHVDDVKKQQMREKVREMFYHAYDNYMTYAFPHDELKPITKSFTDSLSELGNLKLEHLPTDYNGSAVTLVESLSSLAILGNKTEFEKGVLWLSENLTFDVDVRVNLFECNIRLLGGLISAHLLAIDPTNRLIQGSYNNELLRLAEDLGKRFLPAFETPTRIPYAWINFKKGVMENETTETSTSGCGSLILEMGALSRLTGDPRFESAALRALRQLWRMRSSLDLLGTTLDVVTGEWLEYSSGIGAGVDSFYEYLMKAYILFGKEDYWRMFRSAYLASQKYFRYGPWYHEANMWSGKPTYWQLTSLQAFWPGLQVLVGDVAAANSSHWEFFHAWEKFGVIPERYLLDHQMIHPTERYYPLRPELAESTFYLYQATKDPWYLDVGEAMVKSLNRYTKVAGGFASVRDVTTMQLEDHQHSFFLAETCKYLYLLFDDSFVAKRNYIFTTEGHPIQVMRSWHEKLPESYFSGNWTFSKSGEWESGASALSMKVCPSIAPNSRLREQHRESVCHVPDQKIDHKCWSNRECGVDATTCRQRSCSEVGFCGLWNPL; from the exons ATGCACATCGCCGTCGATTTTATTAGCTTCTCCTGTAGCCTGGCCATGTTTCGTCCCAAGCATGTATTCATATGCTTCCTTATTTCTTTCGCATTCTTCATCGACCCCTCCTCGCAGCATGTCGACGACGTCAAGAAGCAACAAATGCGAGAGAAAGTCCGCGAGAT GTTCTATCATGCGTATGACAACTACATGACTTACGCATTTCCG CATGATGAGTTAAAGCCAATTACAAAAAGTTTCACAGACTCCCTCAGTGAGCTTGGAAATCTCAAG CTTGAACACCTGCCGACAGATTATAATGGATCAGCTGTGACACTTGTTGAATCCTTGTCCAG CCTTGCTATATTGGGAAACAAGACAGAGTTTGAAAAGGGGGTTCTCTGGCTCTCTGAAAATCTAACATTCGATGTTGATGTACGGGTCAACCTTTTTGAG TGCAATATAAGACTTCTTGGAGGACTTATCTCTGCTCATCTTCTTGCAATTGATCCAACTAATAGGTTGATCCAGGGGTCCTACAACAATGAGCTTCTTCGATTAGCCGAAGACCTTGGAAAACGCTTTTTACCAGCGTTTGAAACACCCACAAGAATACCCTATGCATGGATTAACTTTAAG AAAGGAGTAATGGAGAATGAGACAACTGAAACAAGCACTTCAGGATGTG GTTCTCTTATTCTTGAAATGGGAGCATTGTCACGGCTCACTGGTGACCCTAGATTTGAATCAGCTGCACTACGTGCGCTTCGTCAGCTATGGAGGATGCGCAGTTCGTTAGATCTGCTTGGGACAACATTAGATGTGGTAACTGGGGAATGGCTAGAGTACTCCTCCGGTATTGGAGCTG GGGTTGACTCTTTCTATGAATACCTCATGAAGGCTTATATTCTTTTTGGAAAAGAAGATTACTGGCGAATGTTTCGTTCTGCGTATCTGGCATCTCAGAAGTACTTCAGATATGGGCCTTG GTACCATGAAGCTAATATGTGGAGTGGGAAACCAACTTATTGGCAGCTAACAAGTCTTCAGGCGTTTTGGCCGGGTCTACAG GTTCTTGTTGGGGATGTCGCAGCTGCAAATTCATCGCACTGGGAGTTTTTCCATGCATGGGAGAAGTTTGGTGTTATACCTGAAAG GTATCTACTGGATCATCAAATGATACATCCTACTGAGAGGTACTATCCACTGCGTCCTGAGTTAGCAGAATCCACGTTCTACCTATACCAAGCTACAAAAG ATCCATGGTACCTAGATGTTGGTGAAGCAATGGTAAAATCTCTTAATCGGTATACGAAGGTGGCAGGGGGATTTGCAAGTGTTAGAGATGTGACGACCATGCAACTGGAAGATCATCAGCACAGTTTCTTTCTCGCGGAAAC GTGCAAGTACTTATATCTCCTCTTCGATGATTCATTTGTGGCCAAAAGAAACTATATATTCACAACCGAGGGCCATCCTATACAGGTTATGCGCTCTTGGCATGAGAAACTACCAGAAAGTTATTTCTCTGGCAATTGGACGTTCTCTAAG AGTGGAGAATGGGAAAGTGGAGCAAGTGCATTGTCAATGAAAGTCTGTCCATCGATAGCTCCAAACTCTAGACTTCGTGAGCAACATAGAGAGAGTGTTTGCCATGTTCCTGACCAGAAAATAGATCATAAGTGTTGGAGCAACAGAGAGTGTGGAGTCGACGCCACTACTTGTAGACAAAGATCCTGCAGCGAAGTTGGATTCTGCGGCTTGTGGAACCCCTTATAA